From a single Falco rusticolus isolate bFalRus1 chromosome 17, bFalRus1.pri, whole genome shotgun sequence genomic region:
- the STRIP1 gene encoding striatin-interacting protein 1 isoform X2, translating into MAAALPRLSLPLPREGGGYSESPDLEFEYADTDKWAAELSELYSYTEGPEFLLNRKCFEEDFRIHMRDKKWTELDKNQHRTHAMRLLDGLEVTAREKRLRVARAILYVAQGTFGECGSEAEVQAWMRYNIFLLLEVGTFNALVELLNMEIDNSAACSSAVRKPAISLADSTDLRVLLNIMYLIVETVRQEAEGDKPEWKSMRQTFRAELGAPLYNNEPFSVMLFGMVTKFCSGHAPHFPMKKVLLLLWKAVLCTLGGFEELQSMKAEKREILGLPPLPEDSIKVIRNMRAASPPASASDLIEQQQKRGRREHKALIKQDNLDAFNERDPYKADDSREEEEENDDDNSLEGETFPLERDEVMPPPTQHPPSDRITCPKGLPWAPKVREKDIEMFLESSRSKFIGYTLGSDTNTVVGLPRPIHESIRTLKLHKYTSIAEVQVHMEDEYLRSPLSGGEEEVEQVPAEILYQGLLPSLPQYMIALLKILLAAAPTSKAKTDSINILADVLPEEMPTTVLQSMKLGVDVNRHKEIIVKAISAVLLLLLKHFKLNHIYQFEYMAQHLVFANCIPLILKFFNQNIMSYITAKNSISVLDYPYCVVHELPELTAESLEAGDNNQFCWRNLFSCINLLRILNKLTKWKHSRTMMLVVFKSAPILKRALKVKQAMMQLYVLKLLKVQTKYLGRQWRKSNMKTMSAIYQKVRHRLNDDWAYGNDLDARPWDFQAEECALRASIERFNSRRYDRAHSNPDFLPVDNCLQSVLGQRVDLPEDFQVNYDLWLEREVFSRPISWEELLQ; encoded by the exons atggcggcggcgctgccccggcTCTCCCTGCCGCTCCCGCGAGAGGGGGGG ggCTATTCGGAGTCCCCAGACCTGGAGTTTGAATATGCAGATACCGACAAATGGGCGGCAGAGCTCTCTG AGCTGTACAGCTACACAGAAGGGCCGGAGTTCCTGCTCAACCGCAAGTGCTTTGAGGAGGACTTCAGGATCCACA TGCGCGACAAGAAATGGACCGAGCTGGACAAGAACCAGCACCGCACCCACGCCATGCGGCTTCTCGATGGGCTGGAGGTCACCGCGCgggagaagaggctgagggTTGCCCGAGCCATCCTTTATGTTGCCCAAG GCACGTTTGGGGAGTGCGGCTCCGAGGCCGAGGTACAAGCTTGGATGAGGTATAACATCTTCCTCTTGCTGGAAGTGGGGACGTTCAACGCTTTGGTGGAGCTGCTCAACATGGAGATTGA TAACAGCGCGGCTTGCAGCAGTGCCGTGAGAAAGCCGGCCATCTCCCTGGCTGACAGCACGGACCTGAG ggTGCTGCTGAACATCATGTACCTGATCGTGGAGACGGTTCGGCAGGAGGCGGAGGGGGACAAGCCCGAGTGGAAGAGCATGAGGCAGACCTTCCGAGCAGAGCTGG GAGCCCCTCTGTACAACAATGAGCCCTTCTCAGTCATGCTCTTTGGGATGGTGACCAAATTCTGCAGCGGCCACGCTCCACACTTCCCCATGAAGAAGGTGCTGCTCTTGCTCTGGAAGGCTGTGCTG TGCACTCTGGGGGGCTTTGAGGAGCTCCAGAGCATGAAGGCAGAGAAGCGGGAGATCCTGGGCCTCCCGCCGCTCCCGGAGGACAGCATTAAAGTGATCCGCAACATGCGAGCTGCCTCCCCGCCTGCGTCCGCCTCCGATCTGATcgagcagcagcagaagcgAGGCCGGCGGGAGCACAAG GCCCTGATTAAGCAGGATAACCTTGACGCTTTCAATGAGCGAGACCCTTACAAAGCTGACGATTCCcgtgaggaagaggaggagaacgATGACGACAACAGCCTAGAAGGAGAGACCTTCCCCCTTGAACGTGATGAAGTGATGCCTCCGCCcacccagcatccccccagcgACCGCATCACCTGCCCCaaggggctgccctgggcccCCAAGGTCCG AGAGAAGGACATTGAGATGTTTCTGGAGTCCAGCCGCAGCAAGTTCATTGGCTACACGCTGGGCAG TGACACCAACACCGTGGTGGGCTTGCCCAGGCCCATCCACGAGAGCATCCGAACCCTGAAACTG CACAAGTACACGTCGATCGCAGAGGTGCAGGTGCACATGGAAGACGAGTACCTGCGCTCCCCGCTCTCTGGA GGGGAAGAAGAAGTGGAGCAAGTCCCTGCGGAGATACTGTACCAGGGCCTCCTGCCAAGCCTGCCACAGTACATG atCGCTTTGCTGAAGATCCTCCTTGCCGCAGCCCCCACCTCCAAAGCCAAGACAGACTCCATCAACATCCTGGCAGACGTCTTGCCGGAGGAGATGCC GACAacagtgctgcagagcatgAAGCTGGGGGTGGATGTCAATCGGCACAAGGAGATCATCGTCAAAGCCATTTCTGCTgtactgctgctcctgctcaaGCACTTCAAGCTGAATCACATCTACCAG TTTGAGTACATGGCCCAGCATCTGGTCTTTGCCAACTGCATCCCGCTCATCCTGAAGTTCTTCAACCAGAACATCATGTCCTACATCACTGCCAAGAACAG CATTTCTGTCCTGGACTACCCCTACTGTGTGGTGCACGAGCTGCCGGAGCTGACGGCAGAGAGCCTG GAAGCCGGAGACAACAACCAGTTTTGCTGGAGGAACCTCTTCTCCTGCATAAACCTCCTGCGCATCCTGAACAAGCTGACCAAGTGGAAGCACTCCCGCACCATG ATGCTGGTGGTGTTCAAGTCAGCACCCATCCTGAAGCGGGCGCTGAAGGTGAAGCAGGCCATGATGCAGCTCTACGTGCTGAAGCTGCTCAAGGTACAGACCAAGTACCTGGGCCGGCAGTGGAGGAAGAGCAACATGAAGACCATGTCGGCCATCTACCAGAAAGTGCGGCACCGTCTCAACGACGACTGGGCTTACGGCAACG ACCTGGACGCCCGTCCCTGGGACTTCCAGGCGGAAGAGTGCGCCCTGCGCGCCAGCATCGAGCGCTTCAACTCGCGTCGCTATGACCGGGCGCACAGCAACCCGGATTTTCTGCCTGTGGACAACTGCCTGCAGAGCGTGCTGGGCCAGCGTGTGGACCTGCCCGAGGATTTCCAGGTCAACTACGACCTGTGGCTGGAGCGGGAGGTCTTCTCCCGACCCATCTCTtgggaggagctgctgcagtga
- the STRIP1 gene encoding striatin-interacting protein 1 isoform X1, producing the protein MEPGGGAGGAGPLPGNNKARGGAAPPGKARDLGRPPRKDSEGYSESPDLEFEYADTDKWAAELSELYSYTEGPEFLLNRKCFEEDFRIHMRDKKWTELDKNQHRTHAMRLLDGLEVTAREKRLRVARAILYVAQGTFGECGSEAEVQAWMRYNIFLLLEVGTFNALVELLNMEIDNSAACSSAVRKPAISLADSTDLRVLLNIMYLIVETVRQEAEGDKPEWKSMRQTFRAELGAPLYNNEPFSVMLFGMVTKFCSGHAPHFPMKKVLLLLWKAVLCTLGGFEELQSMKAEKREILGLPPLPEDSIKVIRNMRAASPPASASDLIEQQQKRGRREHKALIKQDNLDAFNERDPYKADDSREEEEENDDDNSLEGETFPLERDEVMPPPTQHPPSDRITCPKGLPWAPKVREKDIEMFLESSRSKFIGYTLGSDTNTVVGLPRPIHESIRTLKLHKYTSIAEVQVHMEDEYLRSPLSGGEEEVEQVPAEILYQGLLPSLPQYMIALLKILLAAAPTSKAKTDSINILADVLPEEMPTTVLQSMKLGVDVNRHKEIIVKAISAVLLLLLKHFKLNHIYQFEYMAQHLVFANCIPLILKFFNQNIMSYITAKNSISVLDYPYCVVHELPELTAESLEAGDNNQFCWRNLFSCINLLRILNKLTKWKHSRTMMLVVFKSAPILKRALKVKQAMMQLYVLKLLKVQTKYLGRQWRKSNMKTMSAIYQKVRHRLNDDWAYGNDLDARPWDFQAEECALRASIERFNSRRYDRAHSNPDFLPVDNCLQSVLGQRVDLPEDFQVNYDLWLEREVFSRPISWEELLQ; encoded by the exons ATGgagccgggcggcggcgcggggggcgcggggccgctCCCCGGTAACAACAAGGCCCGCGGAGGAGCGGCGCCGCCCGGCAAGGCCCGCGACCTGGGCCGCCCGCCGCGCAAGGACTCGGAG ggCTATTCGGAGTCCCCAGACCTGGAGTTTGAATATGCAGATACCGACAAATGGGCGGCAGAGCTCTCTG AGCTGTACAGCTACACAGAAGGGCCGGAGTTCCTGCTCAACCGCAAGTGCTTTGAGGAGGACTTCAGGATCCACA TGCGCGACAAGAAATGGACCGAGCTGGACAAGAACCAGCACCGCACCCACGCCATGCGGCTTCTCGATGGGCTGGAGGTCACCGCGCgggagaagaggctgagggTTGCCCGAGCCATCCTTTATGTTGCCCAAG GCACGTTTGGGGAGTGCGGCTCCGAGGCCGAGGTACAAGCTTGGATGAGGTATAACATCTTCCTCTTGCTGGAAGTGGGGACGTTCAACGCTTTGGTGGAGCTGCTCAACATGGAGATTGA TAACAGCGCGGCTTGCAGCAGTGCCGTGAGAAAGCCGGCCATCTCCCTGGCTGACAGCACGGACCTGAG ggTGCTGCTGAACATCATGTACCTGATCGTGGAGACGGTTCGGCAGGAGGCGGAGGGGGACAAGCCCGAGTGGAAGAGCATGAGGCAGACCTTCCGAGCAGAGCTGG GAGCCCCTCTGTACAACAATGAGCCCTTCTCAGTCATGCTCTTTGGGATGGTGACCAAATTCTGCAGCGGCCACGCTCCACACTTCCCCATGAAGAAGGTGCTGCTCTTGCTCTGGAAGGCTGTGCTG TGCACTCTGGGGGGCTTTGAGGAGCTCCAGAGCATGAAGGCAGAGAAGCGGGAGATCCTGGGCCTCCCGCCGCTCCCGGAGGACAGCATTAAAGTGATCCGCAACATGCGAGCTGCCTCCCCGCCTGCGTCCGCCTCCGATCTGATcgagcagcagcagaagcgAGGCCGGCGGGAGCACAAG GCCCTGATTAAGCAGGATAACCTTGACGCTTTCAATGAGCGAGACCCTTACAAAGCTGACGATTCCcgtgaggaagaggaggagaacgATGACGACAACAGCCTAGAAGGAGAGACCTTCCCCCTTGAACGTGATGAAGTGATGCCTCCGCCcacccagcatccccccagcgACCGCATCACCTGCCCCaaggggctgccctgggcccCCAAGGTCCG AGAGAAGGACATTGAGATGTTTCTGGAGTCCAGCCGCAGCAAGTTCATTGGCTACACGCTGGGCAG TGACACCAACACCGTGGTGGGCTTGCCCAGGCCCATCCACGAGAGCATCCGAACCCTGAAACTG CACAAGTACACGTCGATCGCAGAGGTGCAGGTGCACATGGAAGACGAGTACCTGCGCTCCCCGCTCTCTGGA GGGGAAGAAGAAGTGGAGCAAGTCCCTGCGGAGATACTGTACCAGGGCCTCCTGCCAAGCCTGCCACAGTACATG atCGCTTTGCTGAAGATCCTCCTTGCCGCAGCCCCCACCTCCAAAGCCAAGACAGACTCCATCAACATCCTGGCAGACGTCTTGCCGGAGGAGATGCC GACAacagtgctgcagagcatgAAGCTGGGGGTGGATGTCAATCGGCACAAGGAGATCATCGTCAAAGCCATTTCTGCTgtactgctgctcctgctcaaGCACTTCAAGCTGAATCACATCTACCAG TTTGAGTACATGGCCCAGCATCTGGTCTTTGCCAACTGCATCCCGCTCATCCTGAAGTTCTTCAACCAGAACATCATGTCCTACATCACTGCCAAGAACAG CATTTCTGTCCTGGACTACCCCTACTGTGTGGTGCACGAGCTGCCGGAGCTGACGGCAGAGAGCCTG GAAGCCGGAGACAACAACCAGTTTTGCTGGAGGAACCTCTTCTCCTGCATAAACCTCCTGCGCATCCTGAACAAGCTGACCAAGTGGAAGCACTCCCGCACCATG ATGCTGGTGGTGTTCAAGTCAGCACCCATCCTGAAGCGGGCGCTGAAGGTGAAGCAGGCCATGATGCAGCTCTACGTGCTGAAGCTGCTCAAGGTACAGACCAAGTACCTGGGCCGGCAGTGGAGGAAGAGCAACATGAAGACCATGTCGGCCATCTACCAGAAAGTGCGGCACCGTCTCAACGACGACTGGGCTTACGGCAACG ACCTGGACGCCCGTCCCTGGGACTTCCAGGCGGAAGAGTGCGCCCTGCGCGCCAGCATCGAGCGCTTCAACTCGCGTCGCTATGACCGGGCGCACAGCAACCCGGATTTTCTGCCTGTGGACAACTGCCTGCAGAGCGTGCTGGGCCAGCGTGTGGACCTGCCCGAGGATTTCCAGGTCAACTACGACCTGTGGCTGGAGCGGGAGGTCTTCTCCCGACCCATCTCTtgggaggagctgctgcagtga